In Fervidobacterium sp., the sequence AATAATTGGTTCTGGACCAGCAGGTTTAACAGTTGCGTCTGAACTCGGTAAGTACGGCTACAATGTTGATATATATGAAGCATTACACGAATTTGGTGGTGTTTTAACTTATGGTATACCAGAATTCAGGTTGCCAAAATCCATAGTCAAAAAAGAAACTGAGGACCTTGAAGCACTTGGTGTGAGATTTTTTAAAAATATTCCAGTCGGATATGCTATATCTGTTAGAGAAATAATCGAATATTATGATGCAATCTTTGTTGGTGTAGGTGCTGGGACACCTAAATTCATGGGAATTCCAGGTAGTGAATTAAACGGTGTTTACTCAGCCAATGAATTTCTAACAAGAATAAATCTTATGAAAGCTTACAAATTTCCAGAATACGATACCCCAGTGCGTGTAGGAAAAAAAGTAGTTGTAGTAGGTGGTGGTAACACGGCAATGGATGCAGCAAGAAGTGCTTTAAGACTTGGTGCTGACGTGACAATAGTGTACAGAAGAACTGAAGCGGAGATGCCGGCAAGAAGAGATGAAATCCAGCATGCAAAAGAGGAAGGTGTCAAATTTTACACATTGGCAGTCCCAATAAGATACCTTGGAGACGACTTAGGTAACTTGATAGCTATTGAATGTATCAGAATGGAGCTTGGCTTACCGGATGAAAGTGGAAGAAGAAGACCTGTGGAGATTCCAAATAGTAATTTTATAATACAAGCAGACACTGTCATTGAAGCCATAGGGACACAGGCAAATAGATTCTTGCTTAGTCAATTCCCAGATTTGAAGACCAACAAGTATGGGTATATTGTGACAAACGAGCTTGGACAAACGAGTAATCCGAAAATCTTCGCTGGTGGTGACATAGTCACTGGTTCTGCGACAGTAATTTCAGCAATGGGCGCAGGTAAAAAAGCCGTTGAAGGAATTATGAAATTCCTCGAAGAATGGTGAAAAAACCATGTTTTACACGGAAATAATGTCAGCCATCGTTATTTTACTAATAATTATTATTATCGTTACATCGACAGTACCGTTACAAAAAATCATCCTTGAGGAAGCACTTAGACAGGAGAAAGCGCAATTAACGGCTGAAAATATATTTTGGCAAACCATTGACGAAACTAGTTTAAAAAATTTACCGAATACATTCTCCTTAGATTACAAAGTAAAAATTGACAATCAAACATATATCGTAACAATTACTGCAGAAAAACTTCGAAGAAGAAAATAAATCCCCGAACAAAAGATTTGAGTCCGAATCTGAGTTCTAGGTATTTTTAACGTATTTTTCTAACCGATTCGCGCTCAATTATTTTTGTCGGTAAAATAACGTTCCTGGGAAGTCTAACATGTCTTTCGAGTATTCGTTCTATCAACAACTGCGCAGCAGTGGTTCCCATTTCCCAACGAGGTTGCATAATCGTTGTTAATCTCGGATTTGTGTACTGGGCAAAAGGTGCATCATCGAAACCAATTACAGAAACCTCATCTGGAACTTTTATTCCATAATCTTTTAATGCATCAATCGCACCGAGTGCTGCCCAATCGTTAACAGCAAAAATCGCAGTGAAATTCAACCCGTGTTTATTTAAATGCCGTGCTACACTAACTCGTCCATGTTCTGAATTGTATCCGCGATGCTCTCCAAAATATATTTTAACCTCTTCTTTTCTCAATACTTTGTCAAGAAATTTTCGAATCCCCTTTTCCCTATCCATTGCCGCCGGTGATAATTCCGGACCTGGTATGAACAAAATATTCCTATGTCCGTTCTCATAGAGATATTTTATAGCTAAATAACCGCCTGTCACATTATCTACATTCACCACGTCAAAGTCTATCTCATCCACGCGAAAGTCGATTACAACAATTGGTACACCACTTCTTTTAAACCTCTCAACAATTTTCTGACCAGAGAACAATTCACCAAGAATTATACCATCAACCTTTCTGCGAAAATATTGGTCAAGTACATGCTGTTCTATATTTGCTTCCCATTTAGGAAGTGCAAGCATAATATCAAAATTCTTAGAATAGGCGTATTCCTCGATGGCCATTACTATATCACTGTAATGGTATCCTCGAATATCCGGCATTAGCACGCCTATCGTGTGTAATAGCTTTGTAGCTGTATCCTTAAATGAAAAGGATGGTTTGTAATTTAACTTTTTCATCGCACTTAACACTCTTTTCCTGGTTTCCGGGGATACCTTGTCACTTCCATTAAGCACGCGTGATACCGTAGCTATCGAAACATTAGCAAGCTTGGCAACCTCGCGGATATTTGACAAATTAATCACTCCTTAGTACAATCTATTCGCTCTTAAACTGATAAACACGCACATAATCAACGTACATTCTTGCTGGGAAAGGTGTTTCAAATGTTGGATATCCTGGCCAATTCCCACCAACAGCAAGGTTTAGTATGATAAAAAAAGGTTGGTCAAATACCCAGATTTTTCCTTGATTTTCCAGACTATCCTTTTGGACACGATGGTAAATTGTGTTGTTGACGTACCACACTACTTCCTTTTCATTCCACATGATTCCATATGTATAGAATTCGTCCACAAATGATTTGTCTTTCACCGCATCAAGTCTTAAACTTTTCGATATAGCCCTACTTCCATTGTATCCAGGACCGTGAATTGTACCATAAACAGTCCACTTATCGTGTCCCAAGAATTCAACAATATCTATTTCACCACACATAGGCCATCCTACATACCTGATATTTGAACCAAGCATCCAAAAAGCGGGCCATAATCCCTTGCCATATGGAAACTTAATTCTCGCTTCTATCTTGCCATACTGTACCGAAAAAAGACTTTCAGTCTTTATTCTTGAAGATGTGTAATTGTAAACGCGATTCCCTTCTTTTATATCTTCTCTTCTTGCCTCAATTATCAGCATACCGTTTTCTATCTTAATGTTCTTTCCTTCAGTATAATATTGAAGTTCATTATTACCCCATCCATTATTATTCCCTATATCGTATTTCCATTTGTTTCTATCAAGCTCTTTCCCATCAAATTCATCAGCCCATACTAACTTCCACCTTGAATCATTAATATCAATATTCACACTTTGCGCCTCCAACGTGTTGTATTGCAAAATCAAAAACAACACAATAACAAATAAGAACACTATATTCTTTACGAAAAACACATGTCCCATAGTTACACCTCCAAGATGTTACAGCTTCAAACAACCTTTCAACCTAACATCTCTCGACGAAGCTCCAATTATGAATTCATATTCTCCTTCGTCAACAGTCCATTTGTTTCCATCAAAAGAAGCCAGCTCACTTATAGGTAATATTATTTCCACTGTCTCTACCTCTTCAGGATTCAATAATCTTGTTTTGTGAAATCCCTTTAACTCTTGATAAGGCTTATCTATCAAGCTTTTTGGGGCCCTGACGTAAAGTTGTGCTACTTCTTTTCCTGGTGTATTTCCAACATTTTTGACGTCAAAACGAACAACTACAGAAGAACCATCCTTGTATAACCTTAGCTTACTGTATTCGAAATTTGTATATGAAAGTCCAAAACCAAATTCAAAACTTGGGTTAATTCTGAAGGTATCATAGTATCTATATCCAACATATATACCCTCATCGTAAATTACGGTCACAGGATTATCAAGAGGTTCACCGGGGAATGATCGGGATGGGACGTCGGTATAATCCTTGGGAAATGTAGTTGGCAGTTTGCCAGATGGATTAACCTTTCCCGTTATGATATCTGCAAGGATTCTACCTGCTTCTTGTCCAGGCTGCCATACAAGTACTATTGCATCGCACATTTCTTTCCAACTCTCTATTTCAATGGGGGAACCTATATTCAACACGACAACAACCTTTTTGCCGGATCCGTGAAATGTTCCAGACACAGTTTTAATTAGTTCAAATTCATCGTCTGATAAATAATAATCTCCCTTTTCAGCTTTTCTATCATAACCCTCACCAGATATCCTTGTTATGAAAATTATTGCAACATCATTTTTCCTAGATATGTACTCCAATTGGCTTGGTGTAAACAAATTTTCCGGTAGCTTAGGTTTAATTTCCTCATTCCACTGTCCTCGTGTTATCTTATATTCTTTGTTTCTCATCTCTTCAACTTTCTTTCTGTAAAAATCTTCAAGTTCTCTATCAATATTTAATGATGCTTCAACAAACCCATCAAGGAAAGATATAGTATAAGGTGGATGAGTTTCACCACTTCCTGTTCCGCCCCTTATAGTTTCAATTTGTCCTGTTCCAAAAAGCGCAACTGGAGTGTCTTCGGAAATAGGTAAAACATTATCATTCTTGAGCAATACAACACCCTCACAGCCTGCTTCATATGAAATTTGTGCATGTCTCTCAAGATTGGGATTATTGGAGTAAGTATATCTCCTGAATGATGGTGTTCTTACTAATACCTTGAGTATGTTTCTAACTCTTTCATTTAGCACCTCCTCTGTCAACTCACCATTTTCCAGAGCTTTTCTTATATCATCGATTTCATTTCTCCTATGTTTAAATACTTGATGACTCTTCCCTGGCATAATAAGATCATTACCAGCTACCATTTGCTTAGCACCATCATCACCAGCAAACCAGTCAGTCATAACAAAACCATCAAACTGCCATTCGTATCTCAAAACGTTTGTTAACAGCCATTTGTGTTGAGAAGTATAACTACCGTTCAGCTTGTTATAAGAGCTCATAATAGTCCAAGGTTTTGATTTCTTGATTGCAATTTCGAATGGTCTCAGGTAGATTTCTCTTAATGCCCTTTCAGAAACAACAGTATCCACAGTCATTCTGTTTGTTTCCTGTTCGTTAGCTACAAAATGTTTCAAACAGGCGCCAACGCCTTGTGACTGAACTCCTTCAACAAAACTTGCGGCAAGCTCTCCAGCTAAGAATGGATCTTCGGAGTAGTACTCGAAATTCCTTCCACAGAGTGGATTTCTGTGTATGTTTATAGCTGGTGCTAACAAAATATCAACGCCATACTCTCTAACTTCCTCTCCCATAGCCTCTCCTACTTTTTTTAATATTTCCCTATTCCACGTTGAAGCAAGCATTGTTTCTACAGGAAATGCTGTTGCATAGTATTTCTTTTCATCATTTTCTCTCTCCGGGTCAATTCTTAGACCAGCAGGTCCATCTGCCAATACTGTTCTTGGAATTCCCAATCTTGGAATTTCAAACGTCTCACCTGCTGCCCCATTAACCTTTGGTTTCGGATTATCTTCTATTCCAAGCAAACCAACACCAACAACGAAATGTATCTTTTCTTCTAAACTCATCTGACTGAGAATCTTTTCAATATCAAACTTTTCCATATGGTTTCCTCTCCCTTCTAAACTGAGTAGCTTATTCACCTGTAATTCCTGTTCTTTCAAGACTTTCAACAAATTGCCTTTGTAATATCAAATAAGTTATTAGTAAAGGTATAATAGTTATCAATGTTGCAGACATTCTTATTCCTTCATTAATCCTGTTAGCTGCACTCCCGTCTGCAGTAGGAAACATCACAGCGTATCTGGAAACAAAATCTCTTAAAGCAATTGGAATAGTTTTAATATTGTTACCTAACAAAAGTCCTGTTAGCAGAGTTTCGTTCCAGTACCAAACTAATGAAAATATAAATGTTGTTACCATAGCTGGAATAGAGAGTGGAAAAACAATCTTGAAAAATATCTGGAATGAATTTGCCCCATCAAGTTCCGCAGCTTCATCGAAGGTCTTTGGTAACATATTAAAGAAATTATAATACAGTAAAATAAAAATTGCGCTTCTAATTCCTTGACCAGTCAAAGAAGGTAGAAAACTAACAAATGGTGTTCCAGTAAGATTTAGTCTACTGAATAACATATATTTAGTAACCAAAGTAACTTGTGATGGTATCAAAAAGGTTGCGAGCATAAGTACAATCCAAAGCTTTTTCAACGGAAATTCAAAACGTGATAATCCATAAGCTATTATTGCGGTGATGAAAGTTTGGAAAAGGGCAGGAATGGTTGACATATAGACACTATTCAATAGCGATTTTGCGGCATCAAGCACTTTCCAAGCTCTTACAAAATTCTCAAACGTAAGTCTTGTTGGTATCCAGTTTACTGTAGGGTTCACAAGATCTTCAACACTCATGAAAGAAGTAGTTATCATGTAAAGCAAAGGATATAAATATGCATATCCAATTCCCAGTAGTAGAAAATAAATTATAAATTTCATGGACGGGCTTTTTAAATATTTGTAATAAATACTTGCCTTGGAAACGGCAAAATTAAATTTCCTCATGTACTTTTCCTGCCTCCTTTCAAGAGCAAGAAAGAAATACCTATTATAACCATTACGGAGATGAAATAAATCCAAGACAAAGCAGACGAATAGGAATATGGTTTATCAATATCGAACATTCTCTGGGTTATACTTGTATTCACTGGATTATTAGCAAAAGAAGCCAAATCCACTATAGTATATATGGTATTTATCAAAACGAAAGGTTTTATAAGTGGCAAAGTTATCTTCCAAAAAATTACCCAGCTGTTTGCTCCATCAATTTTTGCCGCTTCGTATATACTTCCGCTGATTTTTTGTAATCCAGCTAGGAAAAAAAGTATTTGAACACCTGAGAACCATAATATAAGTACAAGATTGTTGAACATGTATATAAATGGATAGCTTATCGTATTTGGAAGAAGCGTAAAAAAGCTATAAATAAAGTATTTTCTTGGATCGACTATTTGTGCAGCATTATTTGCAATAAGTTCGGCTATAACAGGACCGCTTATTATGACTACTGGTAAGAAATATAATAGCCTGAAAAAAGCTCTTGCTCTTAACTTATTGTTGAGTAATATGGCAACTACAAGTGAGAAAATTACAATCAGCGGTGTTGACAATACAATACTCAAGACGGTGTTCCAGAAATTTATTGGAAAATTTGGATCCGTTCTAAAGGCATAGATGTAGTGCTTTAGTCCAACAAAAGTCGCTCTTATACCTTCAACCGTAAAATTCACGTTGAAGAAACTTAGGTAGAGCGAATAAAAGAACGGATATGCTGTGAAGACTAAAAAACCTATTATCCAAGGTAAAATGTACAAATATCCAGTTAAAGCTTTTCGTCGGCGTCGTCTCACGCTCATTTTTCACCAACTCCAATAATTCCACTGATATCTCTTAGACTTGCAACTGACCACGACTGTGGTTTTATTTTATAATGCCCGAGCTTATAAGTTCTTGATGTGTAGTTTACCAGTATAGAGTAACCATTATTGTATACTACAACCACAAAGCCTGGCTCCAGTACAATTCTGTCTACTATCCTCATGCCACGCACATCTTTTAAAGCGCTTCTTACTTCATTATAAACAGCCACCATTTTCGTTTTCCAGTCATCGAATTTAGTAGACGCATAATCCCATAATGGAGTATCTTTGATCACGTAATTATCAACAGCTGTTAATATAAAAGATGGTAATGCACCGTATTCTATCATCTTAAGTACATCATTTCGAGAAAAAAAGCTGTTGTTAATAAAAGGTGCAAAATAATCCATACTTCCACTTAGAACGATCTGTAAGAATGGAACCGTATCTGTTTCGAAAAGATACTGACTGCAATTCATCGGCATCTCCAGCATTCCATTTATATACTTCCATGTATAGTCATTTGAATTTGTAAGGTATATACTATTTGACATTACCGAAATCTTAGCAAGTGTGTCCTTGACAAGCCTTAGCGCCTCACTTCTTGTAAACTCTTGCCCGTATTTCAAATCTCCGTACAATTTCGAGCCAAAATCATATAGAGCAAAATTACTAAATCCCATTTTTGTGAGCTTTGTAATCTTTTCAGTAACATACTGGTTTGCAAGTTTGATATTTGTATAATAACTTCTGTACAACCAGAGTTCCTTATTATCTCTCTCCTCGAATATAATCGACTGAGATAGATTTATTCCGACTTCATTCTTCAGGTTGATTTGCTTTTCAGAAACCTTGGTGACATTATCCATCAAATAAACATCGTAGCCGGTCTTTTTACCTGCTTTATGCAAATTAATTATGTCTGATATCTTTCCTAAGCTTCTTTCAAATGACAATTTACTTACCTTATTTCCATGCACACCACCTTTTTGCCAACCATGTATTATAACTTTCAAATTCCTCACACCAAGCTCTTTCAAATCCTTAATCGCTTCTTCAATCTGTTTGAACGTGGTTATACGGACTGTTCGATAACCAACTATTTCTTTCTTTATATCCGAGCCGATAAACAGAATAGCTAATGGAATATCACTATCTACAACTTTTCCCCTCAATACATCTTCAAGGTAATTATTCCTGTAATACTTCGCCATCCCAATGTAATCTGCATCGTTCCCTGTCAGAAATGAAATTTGAAGTTCGGCATCGAACTTGTTCATTTCCTTTTGGGCTACTTGTATACCTGCTCCACTTCGACTTGTGGGCTGAAGGTACTTTTGCCGATATATAAACTTCGCAGAAGCCCAATTATATAGGCTCAATATTCCACTTGGATAAGCAATTATTGCCGAATATTCTTTTCCAGAGGTAACAACACCAAATATAGCATTTTGTCTCACACCGTGAACTATTCCAAAAATTGGTGTTAGCACAGATGGTTCCTCACGTAAAAAGTCGTTTGGTCTTCTTGAGCGAAGATCATTTACTGAAGCTAAATTCTCAATTCCATAGTCTTTACCATATACCCTTTTCTCAAACCAATTTAAATAATGAGCGGGTTTAGAAAATCGAATAAGTGCACCCGGCCCATCTGGTACAAATATATAACCGTCTATTCTATCTGCAACAGTGCTTCCCAAAAACGGAACAAAAATCACAGAAGCTAATGAATATTTTCCAGATTCCATTATGTCTTTATTCTTGATCTGAAAAATAACCTTATTTTCATCTACTCTCAGACTCACCACGAGCGAAATTCCTATATTTTTAAAGCTAAATCTGAAATCTATACCATTTTCAACTTTTTTGTAACTTTTCTCAGCAGATACATCAGCACTTCCTATTACATTCGAAATTCCACGTTCATCAAAATACTCTATCAAAACTATCGACTTGGTTATTGACTTCCATGTATCATTCATTTCATTATACGCATCGTCTGTAACTAAAACATCGCCCCAGATGTATCCACTTCTTCTATCTATGATTCTTAAAGAAGAAGTTTTCAAGTCAGCCCATAATTCTATATCTTTTGACTTTGCAATACTTGTATAGCCATCCAATGTGAACTGTGATTTAATCTGTATATACTTTTCCGGTCTTGTATATCTATTCGACAAAAATTCATTTCCAACACCTTGAGAAAATACTGAACAAATAAAAAATATTATAAAAACTACGGCTGTCAACCTATTTTGAGAACCTAACACGATAAAGCACCTCCTGAACAATACTGAACATTGTTTCTACAAGCTGATCCCACAACATGTAAACTATAGAGTATATAAGTATCATGACAAATATCCATCCAAGTGTTAGTAGGATACTTTTTATCGTGTTCCTTATATTGTAATCGTGTATTTCTTTTACACCTGTGAAGAGTAAGACAGCGCTCCAAGTGATGATTATTAACGAAGAAAAATCAACAAGAAACATTTCGTTGTAAGTTAAGATGTATGTGCTTAAAATTACAAACGGCTGAAATAGTATATATGGTGCAAAAGAATATGCCGTGAAAATGTATATATCTCTCAGTGTACCTTTTCCATCGCTTATTGAACTCACAAGCCAATTCGAGACAATCCAAAGCCCAACGGAAGCGGTGGCAGTTAAAATAACAAATCCGATACTTCTTTGTTGTGTATTCAGGTTGAATATAAAACTTCTGCCAAAGTAATCTATTACTACAATAAGTAAGAATAGCAGATAAACAACTGAAGCTGATAATAAAGAGCCATGCTTCTTCTTTTGAATATAGTAGAACGTATCTAATGGATGTTTCAATATATTAACCATGAAAACGATGTCTGATAATAACTTTGATTCAATTCTTAATTTTATATTAACTCTTCCACTTTTAACTAACCAATTAAAGACTCCGAATCCGGCAATAACAAGTAAAATGGACAACAATATACTCCCCATGTACTTCTGTAAAAACATATTTCTGAGTTCCCAAAACGCGTCCGAATAATCTCTTTTTGAGAAGGCTTCCTTAAAATGAAATGCAGCTTTACCATAATTAGCTTCCTGAAAATATGCCTTCCCCAAACCATGATGGGCAATTTTTGAGTAACCATCGTACGTCATAACAGTCTTCCAAAGATTTTTGCTCTCCAAGTATTTGCCTTGTTCATACAAATTTAAAGCTTTATGGAGTATATTTGCATAATCGGTTGGAACAAAGACGTGTACAAGTCCTCTCTCCTTGTCAAGCACATATAAACGTCCTTCATCATCGATTTCTATGGCAACTGCTACCGAAAACAATCCACTTCTTTCAGTAGCTATAGCACGACCGCCAAAAGAGAATATTAAATTTCCTTCTTGGTCGTATTCATAGATTAGACCTGTTTCGGTTAGTGCATACATTCTTCCATGTTGATCGACAGAAATATCAACA encodes:
- the gltA gene encoding NADPH-dependent glutamate synthase, which produces MAVKERIHVPEQPADIRKSNFSEVSLGYTPELAQQEASRCLQCKVPTCIFGCPVGINIPGFIKEIAKGNFEKSYRILKSYNYLPAICGRVCPQETQCEGACVLNKISKPINIGALERFAADWAYENEVKHENLVPSTSPQQKITKNKKIAIIGSGPAGLTVASELGKYGYNVDIYEALHEFGGVLTYGIPEFRLPKSIVKKETEDLEALGVRFFKNIPVGYAISVREIIEYYDAIFVGVGAGTPKFMGIPGSELNGVYSANEFLTRINLMKAYKFPEYDTPVRVGKKVVVVGGGNTAMDAARSALRLGADVTIVYRRTEAEMPARRDEIQHAKEEGVKFYTLAVPIRYLGDDLGNLIAIECIRMELGLPDESGRRRPVEIPNSNFIIQADTVIEAIGTQANRFLLSQFPDLKTNKYGYIVTNELGQTSNPKIFAGGDIVTGSATVISAMGAGKKAVEGIMKFLEEW
- a CDS encoding substrate-binding domain-containing protein, with the protein product MSNIREVAKLANVSIATVSRVLNGSDKVSPETRKRVLSAMKKLNYKPSFSFKDTATKLLHTIGVLMPDIRGYHYSDIVMAIEEYAYSKNFDIMLALPKWEANIEQHVLDQYFRRKVDGIILGELFSGQKIVERFKRSGVPIVVIDFRVDEIDFDVVNVDNVTGGYLAIKYLYENGHRNILFIPGPELSPAAMDREKGIRKFLDKVLRKEEVKIYFGEHRGYNSEHGRVSVARHLNKHGLNFTAIFAVNDWAALGAIDALKDYGIKVPDEVSVIGFDDAPFAQYTNPRLTTIMQPRWEMGTTAAQLLIERILERHVRLPRNVILPTKIIERESVRKIR
- a CDS encoding glycoside hydrolase family 16 protein, translating into MGHVFFVKNIVFLFVIVLFLILQYNTLEAQSVNIDINDSRWKLVWADEFDGKELDRNKWKYDIGNNNGWGNNELQYYTEGKNIKIENGMLIIEARREDIKEGNRVYNYTSSRIKTESLFSVQYGKIEARIKFPYGKGLWPAFWMLGSNIRYVGWPMCGEIDIVEFLGHDKWTVYGTIHGPGYNGSRAISKSLRLDAVKDKSFVDEFYTYGIMWNEKEVVWYVNNTIYHRVQKDSLENQGKIWVFDQPFFIILNLAVGGNWPGYPTFETPFPARMYVDYVRVYQFKSE
- a CDS encoding beta-glucosidase, with amino-acid sequence MEKFDIEKILSQMSLEEKIHFVVGVGLLGIEDNPKPKVNGAAGETFEIPRLGIPRTVLADGPAGLRIDPERENDEKKYYATAFPVETMLASTWNREILKKVGEAMGEEVREYGVDILLAPAINIHRNPLCGRNFEYYSEDPFLAGELAASFVEGVQSQGVGACLKHFVANEQETNRMTVDTVVSERALREIYLRPFEIAIKKSKPWTIMSSYNKLNGSYTSQHKWLLTNVLRYEWQFDGFVMTDWFAGDDGAKQMVAGNDLIMPGKSHQVFKHRRNEIDDIRKALENGELTEEVLNERVRNILKVLVRTPSFRRYTYSNNPNLERHAQISYEAGCEGVVLLKNDNVLPISEDTPVALFGTGQIETIRGGTGSGETHPPYTISFLDGFVEASLNIDRELEDFYRKKVEEMRNKEYKITRGQWNEEIKPKLPENLFTPSQLEYISRKNDVAIIFITRISGEGYDRKAEKGDYYLSDDEFELIKTVSGTFHGSGKKVVVVLNIGSPIEIESWKEMCDAIVLVWQPGQEAGRILADIITGKVNPSGKLPTTFPKDYTDVPSRSFPGEPLDNPVTVIYDEGIYVGYRYYDTFRINPSFEFGFGLSYTNFEYSKLRLYKDGSSVVVRFDVKNVGNTPGKEVAQLYVRAPKSLIDKPYQELKGFHKTRLLNPEEVETVEIILPISELASFDGNKWTVDEGEYEFIIGASSRDVRLKGCLKL
- a CDS encoding carbohydrate ABC transporter permease, producing MRKFNFAVSKASIYYKYLKSPSMKFIIYFLLLGIGYAYLYPLLYMITTSFMSVEDLVNPTVNWIPTRLTFENFVRAWKVLDAAKSLLNSVYMSTIPALFQTFITAIIAYGLSRFEFPLKKLWIVLMLATFLIPSQVTLVTKYMLFSRLNLTGTPFVSFLPSLTGQGIRSAIFILLYYNFFNMLPKTFDEAAELDGANSFQIFFKIVFPLSIPAMVTTFIFSLVWYWNETLLTGLLLGNNIKTIPIALRDFVSRYAVMFPTADGSAANRINEGIRMSATLITIIPLLITYLILQRQFVESLERTGITGE
- a CDS encoding sugar ABC transporter permease, encoding MSVRRRRRKALTGYLYILPWIIGFLVFTAYPFFYSLYLSFFNVNFTVEGIRATFVGLKHYIYAFRTDPNFPINFWNTVLSIVLSTPLIVIFSLVVAILLNNKLRARAFFRLLYFLPVVIISGPVIAELIANNAAQIVDPRKYFIYSFFTLLPNTISYPFIYMFNNLVLILWFSGVQILFFLAGLQKISGSIYEAAKIDGANSWVIFWKITLPLIKPFVLINTIYTIVDLASFANNPVNTSITQRMFDIDKPYSYSSALSWIYFISVMVIIGISFLLLKGGRKST
- a CDS encoding DUF5696 domain-containing protein is translated as MLGSQNRLTAVVFIIFFICSVFSQGVGNEFLSNRYTRPEKYIQIKSQFTLDGYTSIAKSKDIELWADLKTSSLRIIDRRSGYIWGDVLVTDDAYNEMNDTWKSITKSIVLIEYFDERGISNVIGSADVSAEKSYKKVENGIDFRFSFKNIGISLVVSLRVDENKVIFQIKNKDIMESGKYSLASVIFVPFLGSTVADRIDGYIFVPDGPGALIRFSKPAHYLNWFEKRVYGKDYGIENLASVNDLRSRRPNDFLREEPSVLTPIFGIVHGVRQNAIFGVVTSGKEYSAIIAYPSGILSLYNWASAKFIYRQKYLQPTSRSGAGIQVAQKEMNKFDAELQISFLTGNDADYIGMAKYYRNNYLEDVLRGKVVDSDIPLAILFIGSDIKKEIVGYRTVRITTFKQIEEAIKDLKELGVRNLKVIIHGWQKGGVHGNKVSKLSFERSLGKISDIINLHKAGKKTGYDVYLMDNVTKVSEKQINLKNEVGINLSQSIIFEERDNKELWLYRSYYTNIKLANQYVTEKITKLTKMGFSNFALYDFGSKLYGDLKYGQEFTRSEALRLVKDTLAKISVMSNSIYLTNSNDYTWKYINGMLEMPMNCSQYLFETDTVPFLQIVLSGSMDYFAPFINNSFFSRNDVLKMIEYGALPSFILTAVDNYVIKDTPLWDYASTKFDDWKTKMVAVYNEVRSALKDVRGMRIVDRIVLEPGFVVVVYNNGYSILVNYTSRTYKLGHYKIKPQSWSVASLRDISGIIGVGEK
- a CDS encoding YIP1 family protein; the encoded protein is MIRNFSLILMLTIVHNLFSSLVFGVDSTFLTYTLSGNNNWKITQDAYLVSEVLFKDFDLYYPEDLFIKGSKLYVVDSGNARIVVFDMNTREIRIIGDMSLWQPTGIFVTDKYIYVADPGSSEVVIFTHDGEEIGRIGRPTNPLFGETANYKPRKLVVDKRGNLYIVSEGTFEGIIQLDKDGQFLGYFGSNTVSLTFLDKFIDLFYTKEQKAKLLNRIPKPYTNIEIDNKGLIYTITQKENGNAIKRHNTVGINVLSASREKRMIDEENFVDISVDQHGRMYALTETGLIYEYDQEGNLIFSFGGRAIATERSGLFSVAVAIEIDDEGRLYVLDKERGLVHVFVPTDYANILHKALNLYEQGKYLESKNLWKTVMTYDGYSKIAHHGLGKAYFQEANYGKAAFHFKEAFSKRDYSDAFWELRNMFLQKYMGSILLSILLVIAGFGVFNWLVKSGRVNIKLRIESKLLSDIVFMVNILKHPLDTFYYIQKKKHGSLLSASVVYLLFLLIVVIDYFGRSFIFNLNTQQRSIGFVILTATASVGLWIVSNWLVSSISDGKGTLRDIYIFTAYSFAPYILFQPFVILSTYILTYNEMFLVDFSSLIIITWSAVLLFTGVKEIHDYNIRNTIKSILLTLGWIFVMILIYSIVYMLWDQLVETMFSIVQEVLYRVRFSK